A stretch of Planococcus citri chromosome 5, ihPlaCitr1.1, whole genome shotgun sequence DNA encodes these proteins:
- the LOC135846199 gene encoding rac GTPase-activating protein 1-like isoform X2, which yields MYVEFSLSTEAMNVKNVVFEFDKLMKAYQVAIENPCEETFLRYVLNQEQQHLKFIETVNENKRLKAALDTAEKDIAITNGKLVSAKKIIDGERNRRLQIESEKECFAERFSSLRQVLLNDLANLPISVKNHLAMLDDEPKSKSNNYLSTIMEADSTANTTSTTRSEEELDDSVIHYQQYKKHRVSDEDQPVAIKKRRSSVRSDPINVDSKSNANLSKLNSRNHTFVGRNVIMPERCVLCEKRLRFGQNAFRCSECNATIHAECRSKLPLPCVPMGVPAKKGTRVTLEDFTPPSFPRIPALVIHCVNKIEQLGLKEIGLYRVPGNDREIRALKEKFLRCKGVPSLEDVDIHTICCCLKDFLRNLDDPLIPHEERENFALEVADRNSEKLKTLVQSLPQANRHTLAYLILHLQRVASTIASKMPIYNLATVFGPTIVGFSDIEPMNPFVEAQVSISIVTELLELPSEFWNSLLEEDAATLKSDRKNSKNCPFKESPSLKKLPNSKNKRFFNSPTTRY from the exons ATGTATGTGGAATTTTC GTTGTCCACAGAAGCTATGAACGTTAAGAATGTCGTATTTGAATTCGACAAATTGATGAAGGCATATCAAGTGGCGATTGAAAATCCCTGCGAAGAAACATTTCTGAG ATACGTATTGAACCAAGAACAACAACACTTGAAATTCATCGAAACCGTTAACGAAAATAAACGTCTGAAAGCTGCGTTAGATACGGCTGAAAAAGACATAGCGATCACCAACGGTAAACTGGTATCGGCCAAGAAGATCATAGATGGAGAACGAAATCGTCGACTTCAAATCGAATCCGAGAAAGAATGTTTCGCCGAAAGATTCTCTTCGTTACGTCAAGTATTGCTGAACGATTTAGCTAATTTGCCCATCTCGGTGAAAAATCATTTGGCAATGTTAGACGACGAGCCGAAAAGTAAAAGTAATAACTACTTGAGCACGATTATGGAAGCTGATTCTACGGCCAATACAACATCTACTACCCGATCCGAAGAAGAACTCGACGATTCGGTTATTCACTATCAACAGTACAAAAAACACCGTGTTTCCGATGAAGATCAACCGGTTGCTATAAAGAAACGAAGATCGAGCGTGCGTAGTGATCCCATCAACGTTGATTCGAAAAGTAACGCGAATTTGAGTAAGCTCAACAGCCGAAACCATACTTTCGTCGGGCGAAATGTCATCATGCCCGAACGATGTGTGCTTTGCGAGAAAAGATTGAGATTCGGTCAGAATGCATTCAGGTGTTCGGAATGTAACGCTACTATACACGCCGAGTGTCGTAGTAAATTACCTTTACCTTGTGTTCCTATGGGTGTACCTGCCAAGAAAGGAACTCGAGTAACTTTAGAAGATTTCACTCCACCGTCCTTCCCCAGAATTCCAGCTTTGGTCATTCATTGCGTGAATAAAATCGAACAATTGGGCTTGAAAGAGATCGGTTTATACAG AGTACCCGGAAACGATCGAGAGATTCGTGCGTTAAAGGAGAAATTCCTCAGGTGTAAAGGCGTTCCTTCGCTCGAGGACGTCGATATACATACGATTTGCTGCTGTTTGAAAGATTTCTTGCGTAACCTAGACGATCCCCTGATACCTCACGAAGAACGAGAAAATTTCGCCCTAGAAGTGGCCGACAGGAATTCTGAGAAACTCAAGACTCTAGTGCAATCGTTACCGCAAGCTAATCGGCATACGTTAGCTTATTTGATTCTACATTTGCAGCGCGTCGCATCTACCATCGCTAGCAAAATGCCGATTTATAATTTAGCCACCGTTTTCGGTCCTACCATCGTTGGATTCTCCGATATCGAACCCATGAATCCGTTCGTTGAAGCGCAAGTGTCGATATCAATCGTTACCGAGCTTTTGGAATTACCGTCTGAGTTTTGGAATAGTCTACTAGAAGAAGACGCTGCAACGCTGAAGAGcgatcgaaaaaattccaaaaattgccctTTCAAAGAGTCTCcgagtttgaaaaagttgcccaattcgaaaaataaacgatttttcaacTCACCTACGACGAGATAttga
- the LOC135846199 gene encoding rac GTPase-activating protein 1-like isoform X3 produces MLSTEAMNVKNVVFEFDKLMKAYQVAIENPCEETFLRYVLNQEQQHLKFIETVNENKRLKAALDTAEKDIAITNGKLVSAKKIIDGERNRRLQIESEKECFAERFSSLRQVLLNDLANLPISVKNHLAMLDDEPKSKSNNYLSTIMEADSTANTTSTTRSEEELDDSVIHYQQYKKHRVSDEDQPVAIKKRRSSVRSDPINVDSKSNANLSKLNSRNHTFVGRNVIMPERCVLCEKRLRFGQNAFRCSECNATIHAECRSKLPLPCVPMGVPAKKGTRVTLEDFTPPSFPRIPALVIHCVNKIEQLGLKEIGLYRVPGNDREIRALKEKFLRCKGVPSLEDVDIHTICCCLKDFLRNLDDPLIPHEERENFALEVADRNSEKLKTLVQSLPQANRHTLAYLILHLQRVASTIASKMPIYNLATVFGPTIVGFSDIEPMNPFVEAQVSISIVTELLELPSEFWNSLLEEDAATLKSDRKNSKNCPFKESPSLKKLPNSKNKRFFNSPTTRY; encoded by the exons AT GTTGTCCACAGAAGCTATGAACGTTAAGAATGTCGTATTTGAATTCGACAAATTGATGAAGGCATATCAAGTGGCGATTGAAAATCCCTGCGAAGAAACATTTCTGAG ATACGTATTGAACCAAGAACAACAACACTTGAAATTCATCGAAACCGTTAACGAAAATAAACGTCTGAAAGCTGCGTTAGATACGGCTGAAAAAGACATAGCGATCACCAACGGTAAACTGGTATCGGCCAAGAAGATCATAGATGGAGAACGAAATCGTCGACTTCAAATCGAATCCGAGAAAGAATGTTTCGCCGAAAGATTCTCTTCGTTACGTCAAGTATTGCTGAACGATTTAGCTAATTTGCCCATCTCGGTGAAAAATCATTTGGCAATGTTAGACGACGAGCCGAAAAGTAAAAGTAATAACTACTTGAGCACGATTATGGAAGCTGATTCTACGGCCAATACAACATCTACTACCCGATCCGAAGAAGAACTCGACGATTCGGTTATTCACTATCAACAGTACAAAAAACACCGTGTTTCCGATGAAGATCAACCGGTTGCTATAAAGAAACGAAGATCGAGCGTGCGTAGTGATCCCATCAACGTTGATTCGAAAAGTAACGCGAATTTGAGTAAGCTCAACAGCCGAAACCATACTTTCGTCGGGCGAAATGTCATCATGCCCGAACGATGTGTGCTTTGCGAGAAAAGATTGAGATTCGGTCAGAATGCATTCAGGTGTTCGGAATGTAACGCTACTATACACGCCGAGTGTCGTAGTAAATTACCTTTACCTTGTGTTCCTATGGGTGTACCTGCCAAGAAAGGAACTCGAGTAACTTTAGAAGATTTCACTCCACCGTCCTTCCCCAGAATTCCAGCTTTGGTCATTCATTGCGTGAATAAAATCGAACAATTGGGCTTGAAAGAGATCGGTTTATACAG AGTACCCGGAAACGATCGAGAGATTCGTGCGTTAAAGGAGAAATTCCTCAGGTGTAAAGGCGTTCCTTCGCTCGAGGACGTCGATATACATACGATTTGCTGCTGTTTGAAAGATTTCTTGCGTAACCTAGACGATCCCCTGATACCTCACGAAGAACGAGAAAATTTCGCCCTAGAAGTGGCCGACAGGAATTCTGAGAAACTCAAGACTCTAGTGCAATCGTTACCGCAAGCTAATCGGCATACGTTAGCTTATTTGATTCTACATTTGCAGCGCGTCGCATCTACCATCGCTAGCAAAATGCCGATTTATAATTTAGCCACCGTTTTCGGTCCTACCATCGTTGGATTCTCCGATATCGAACCCATGAATCCGTTCGTTGAAGCGCAAGTGTCGATATCAATCGTTACCGAGCTTTTGGAATTACCGTCTGAGTTTTGGAATAGTCTACTAGAAGAAGACGCTGCAACGCTGAAGAGcgatcgaaaaaattccaaaaattgccctTTCAAAGAGTCTCcgagtttgaaaaagttgcccaattcgaaaaataaacgatttttcaacTCACCTACGACGAGATAttga
- the LOC135846199 gene encoding rac GTPase-activating protein 1-like isoform X1, producing the protein MLKRGRGRKRKSPTSEFEPSGAENEIRSANIRLSTEAMNVKNVVFEFDKLMKAYQVAIENPCEETFLRYVLNQEQQHLKFIETVNENKRLKAALDTAEKDIAITNGKLVSAKKIIDGERNRRLQIESEKECFAERFSSLRQVLLNDLANLPISVKNHLAMLDDEPKSKSNNYLSTIMEADSTANTTSTTRSEEELDDSVIHYQQYKKHRVSDEDQPVAIKKRRSSVRSDPINVDSKSNANLSKLNSRNHTFVGRNVIMPERCVLCEKRLRFGQNAFRCSECNATIHAECRSKLPLPCVPMGVPAKKGTRVTLEDFTPPSFPRIPALVIHCVNKIEQLGLKEIGLYRVPGNDREIRALKEKFLRCKGVPSLEDVDIHTICCCLKDFLRNLDDPLIPHEERENFALEVADRNSEKLKTLVQSLPQANRHTLAYLILHLQRVASTIASKMPIYNLATVFGPTIVGFSDIEPMNPFVEAQVSISIVTELLELPSEFWNSLLEEDAATLKSDRKNSKNCPFKESPSLKKLPNSKNKRFFNSPTTRY; encoded by the exons GTTGTCCACAGAAGCTATGAACGTTAAGAATGTCGTATTTGAATTCGACAAATTGATGAAGGCATATCAAGTGGCGATTGAAAATCCCTGCGAAGAAACATTTCTGAG ATACGTATTGAACCAAGAACAACAACACTTGAAATTCATCGAAACCGTTAACGAAAATAAACGTCTGAAAGCTGCGTTAGATACGGCTGAAAAAGACATAGCGATCACCAACGGTAAACTGGTATCGGCCAAGAAGATCATAGATGGAGAACGAAATCGTCGACTTCAAATCGAATCCGAGAAAGAATGTTTCGCCGAAAGATTCTCTTCGTTACGTCAAGTATTGCTGAACGATTTAGCTAATTTGCCCATCTCGGTGAAAAATCATTTGGCAATGTTAGACGACGAGCCGAAAAGTAAAAGTAATAACTACTTGAGCACGATTATGGAAGCTGATTCTACGGCCAATACAACATCTACTACCCGATCCGAAGAAGAACTCGACGATTCGGTTATTCACTATCAACAGTACAAAAAACACCGTGTTTCCGATGAAGATCAACCGGTTGCTATAAAGAAACGAAGATCGAGCGTGCGTAGTGATCCCATCAACGTTGATTCGAAAAGTAACGCGAATTTGAGTAAGCTCAACAGCCGAAACCATACTTTCGTCGGGCGAAATGTCATCATGCCCGAACGATGTGTGCTTTGCGAGAAAAGATTGAGATTCGGTCAGAATGCATTCAGGTGTTCGGAATGTAACGCTACTATACACGCCGAGTGTCGTAGTAAATTACCTTTACCTTGTGTTCCTATGGGTGTACCTGCCAAGAAAGGAACTCGAGTAACTTTAGAAGATTTCACTCCACCGTCCTTCCCCAGAATTCCAGCTTTGGTCATTCATTGCGTGAATAAAATCGAACAATTGGGCTTGAAAGAGATCGGTTTATACAG AGTACCCGGAAACGATCGAGAGATTCGTGCGTTAAAGGAGAAATTCCTCAGGTGTAAAGGCGTTCCTTCGCTCGAGGACGTCGATATACATACGATTTGCTGCTGTTTGAAAGATTTCTTGCGTAACCTAGACGATCCCCTGATACCTCACGAAGAACGAGAAAATTTCGCCCTAGAAGTGGCCGACAGGAATTCTGAGAAACTCAAGACTCTAGTGCAATCGTTACCGCAAGCTAATCGGCATACGTTAGCTTATTTGATTCTACATTTGCAGCGCGTCGCATCTACCATCGCTAGCAAAATGCCGATTTATAATTTAGCCACCGTTTTCGGTCCTACCATCGTTGGATTCTCCGATATCGAACCCATGAATCCGTTCGTTGAAGCGCAAGTGTCGATATCAATCGTTACCGAGCTTTTGGAATTACCGTCTGAGTTTTGGAATAGTCTACTAGAAGAAGACGCTGCAACGCTGAAGAGcgatcgaaaaaattccaaaaattgccctTTCAAAGAGTCTCcgagtttgaaaaagttgcccaattcgaaaaataaacgatttttcaacTCACCTACGACGAGATAttga
- the LOC135846199 gene encoding rac GTPase-activating protein 1-like isoform X4, with product MNVKNVVFEFDKLMKAYQVAIENPCEETFLRYVLNQEQQHLKFIETVNENKRLKAALDTAEKDIAITNGKLVSAKKIIDGERNRRLQIESEKECFAERFSSLRQVLLNDLANLPISVKNHLAMLDDEPKSKSNNYLSTIMEADSTANTTSTTRSEEELDDSVIHYQQYKKHRVSDEDQPVAIKKRRSSVRSDPINVDSKSNANLSKLNSRNHTFVGRNVIMPERCVLCEKRLRFGQNAFRCSECNATIHAECRSKLPLPCVPMGVPAKKGTRVTLEDFTPPSFPRIPALVIHCVNKIEQLGLKEIGLYRVPGNDREIRALKEKFLRCKGVPSLEDVDIHTICCCLKDFLRNLDDPLIPHEERENFALEVADRNSEKLKTLVQSLPQANRHTLAYLILHLQRVASTIASKMPIYNLATVFGPTIVGFSDIEPMNPFVEAQVSISIVTELLELPSEFWNSLLEEDAATLKSDRKNSKNCPFKESPSLKKLPNSKNKRFFNSPTTRY from the exons ATGAACGTTAAGAATGTCGTATTTGAATTCGACAAATTGATGAAGGCATATCAAGTGGCGATTGAAAATCCCTGCGAAGAAACATTTCTGAG ATACGTATTGAACCAAGAACAACAACACTTGAAATTCATCGAAACCGTTAACGAAAATAAACGTCTGAAAGCTGCGTTAGATACGGCTGAAAAAGACATAGCGATCACCAACGGTAAACTGGTATCGGCCAAGAAGATCATAGATGGAGAACGAAATCGTCGACTTCAAATCGAATCCGAGAAAGAATGTTTCGCCGAAAGATTCTCTTCGTTACGTCAAGTATTGCTGAACGATTTAGCTAATTTGCCCATCTCGGTGAAAAATCATTTGGCAATGTTAGACGACGAGCCGAAAAGTAAAAGTAATAACTACTTGAGCACGATTATGGAAGCTGATTCTACGGCCAATACAACATCTACTACCCGATCCGAAGAAGAACTCGACGATTCGGTTATTCACTATCAACAGTACAAAAAACACCGTGTTTCCGATGAAGATCAACCGGTTGCTATAAAGAAACGAAGATCGAGCGTGCGTAGTGATCCCATCAACGTTGATTCGAAAAGTAACGCGAATTTGAGTAAGCTCAACAGCCGAAACCATACTTTCGTCGGGCGAAATGTCATCATGCCCGAACGATGTGTGCTTTGCGAGAAAAGATTGAGATTCGGTCAGAATGCATTCAGGTGTTCGGAATGTAACGCTACTATACACGCCGAGTGTCGTAGTAAATTACCTTTACCTTGTGTTCCTATGGGTGTACCTGCCAAGAAAGGAACTCGAGTAACTTTAGAAGATTTCACTCCACCGTCCTTCCCCAGAATTCCAGCTTTGGTCATTCATTGCGTGAATAAAATCGAACAATTGGGCTTGAAAGAGATCGGTTTATACAG AGTACCCGGAAACGATCGAGAGATTCGTGCGTTAAAGGAGAAATTCCTCAGGTGTAAAGGCGTTCCTTCGCTCGAGGACGTCGATATACATACGATTTGCTGCTGTTTGAAAGATTTCTTGCGTAACCTAGACGATCCCCTGATACCTCACGAAGAACGAGAAAATTTCGCCCTAGAAGTGGCCGACAGGAATTCTGAGAAACTCAAGACTCTAGTGCAATCGTTACCGCAAGCTAATCGGCATACGTTAGCTTATTTGATTCTACATTTGCAGCGCGTCGCATCTACCATCGCTAGCAAAATGCCGATTTATAATTTAGCCACCGTTTTCGGTCCTACCATCGTTGGATTCTCCGATATCGAACCCATGAATCCGTTCGTTGAAGCGCAAGTGTCGATATCAATCGTTACCGAGCTTTTGGAATTACCGTCTGAGTTTTGGAATAGTCTACTAGAAGAAGACGCTGCAACGCTGAAGAGcgatcgaaaaaattccaaaaattgccctTTCAAAGAGTCTCcgagtttgaaaaagttgcccaattcgaaaaataaacgatttttcaacTCACCTACGACGAGATAttga
- the LOC135846204 gene encoding uncharacterized protein LOC135846204 yields the protein MSSQYFGFDDDATVSTSCIQKPSPPPPKPVMKKVTPCSPETSKLTISEIQALLCQDLTTLDGSVNSSINETSFYTDEETYETTETLTETVAEEVYEDQPSMDEMIDRRRRKVLGNIENKAEKPMKTYKKPARADSSLIEKSFTTGKKTVKINTDDIENKSEKPARTYKQLGKVVNDNVEKETKAVKPTKKRKAKKENEENEENFDKFAEQINKQFAQVENFQLHVE from the exons atgagttCACAGTACTTCGGTTTCGACGACGATGCTACCGTCAGTACGTCGTGCATTCAGAAACCATCTCCTCCGCCGCCGAAACCTGTAATGAAAAAGGTAACACCCTGCAGTCCTGAAACCAGTAAGCTTACCATTTCGGAAATTCAAGCTCTCCTATGTCAAGATCTCACTACACTCGATGGTTCAGTAAATTCATCCATCAATGAAACCAGCTTTTATACAGATGAA GAAACATACGAAACTACTGAAACACTTACTGAAACGGTTGCAGAAGAAGTCTACGAAGATCAG CCAAGCATGGATGAGATGATCGACAGAAGACGTCGGAAAGTATTGGGCAATATTGAGAATAAAGCTGAG AAACCTATGAAAACATATAAGAAACCTGCTAGAGCTGACAGCAGCTTAATTGAG AAATCATTTACAACTGGTAAAAAAACGGTTAAAATCAATACTGATGACATCGAAAACAAATCCGAG AAACCTGCCAGAACGTATAAACAAttgggtaaagttgtcaatgaTAATGTTGAAAAGGAAACGAAAGCTGTCAAACCCACCAAAAAACGCAAAGcgaagaaagaaaatgaagag aatgaagaaaattttgacaagttcGCCGAACAAATTAACAAACAGTTCGCGcaagtcgaaaatttccaattacATGTGGAATAG
- the sro gene encoding D-beta-hydroxybutyrate dehydrogenase, mitochondrial yields the protein MLLEILICICFTLVLLWLNRFSKKYSPAKNQAVLITGCDSGIGFSTAKYCHEIGFTVFAACLNEGSEGCVQLKKLGDVFTVKLDVTSSESIKKALTHVNNVLRANPGISLKTLVNNAGVMVFGEFSWQTEAQIRNQVTINLIGAMNVTNAFMSHIRRNKGRIINICSHCSLEALPGLSVYAASKAGLLAWTNALRVEMKKFQVSVIAFIPGSYPQDTKIFAQHERYVKEMSENMSPEDWNLYKDYFNEYNYYLSFISKPTECRPIENYYFYSILNSALLCVYPKARYCYSPARYFFYHSLFKISPVFIRDWLVLKFVNMPSWKTK from the exons atgttgcttgaaattttaatctgtATCTGTTTCACATTAGTCTTACTATGGTtgaatcgtttttcaaaaaaatactcgccAGCTAAAAACCAGGCTGTTTTGATCACCGGATGTGATTCTGGTATAGGATTTTCAACAGCTAAATACTGTCATGAAATTGGTTTCACTGTTTTTGCAGCATGTCTGAACGAAGGAAGCGAAGGTTGTGTTCAGCTCAAAAAACTCGGAGACGTTTTTACGGTGAAGCTGGATGTCACATCCAGCGAAAGTATCAAAAAGGCTTTAACTCACGTCAATAATGTCTTGAGAGCGAATCCTGGAATAT CTTTGAAAACACTCGTGAATAATGCCGGAGTAATGGTGTTTGGAGAATTTTCTTGGCAGACGGAAGCTCAAATTCGAAATCAAGTCACGATCAACTTAATTGGAGCGATGAATGTTACCAATGCCTTCATGTCTCATATTCGTCGGAATAAAG GTCGTATTATAAATATCTGTAGTCATTGTTCATTGGAGGCTTTGCCTGGTTTATCAGTTTATGCTGCGTCTAAAGCAGGTCTTTTAGCATGGACTAATGCTCTGCGagttgaaatgaagaaatttcaagtttcagttaTCGCTTTCATACCTG GTTCGTATCCTCAAGATACCAAAATCTTCGCCCAGCATGAACGTTATGTGAAAGAAATGAGTGAAAATATGTCACCGGAGGATTGGAATTTATATAAAGATTACTTCAACGAATACAACTACTATTTGAGTTTCATTTCGAAACCTACAGAATGCCGtccaattgaaaattattacttttatAGTATTTTAAACTCAGCTTTACTTTGCGTTTACCCTAAAGCTCGTTATTGTTATTCTCCAGCACGATATTTCTTCTATCATTCtttattcaaaataagtccAGTTTTTATTCGTGATTGGTTGGTGTTGAAATTTGTCAATATGCCATCGtggaaaacaaaatga
- the LOC135846203 gene encoding zinc finger protein-like 1 homolog, with translation MGLCKCPKRKVTNQFCYEHRVNVCENCMVTNHPKCIVLSYLKWLQDGDYNPICELCTKKLSDEECIRLICYHVFHWHCLDHYERQLPPTTAPAGYTCPSCANPLFPPANLVSPVADILFEKLRSVNWARAGLGMPLLPASEEIKPEEKFTNVSNNDSYFENRTNDTILQIGETNNEPYRKNNMFVKQFPDNVPRRLTHSTETKKLTNSSVDRDENKYERRTMTERINKWHVCARNSRYFQFYFRHKYRRYFVMGTFLFIAFFLFMIILDKLSYEVPYDENPFVNEAFVHQEGNRES, from the exons atGGGGTTATGTAAATGTCCTAAACGTAAAGTCACCAATCAATTCTGCTACGAACATAGGGTCAATGTATGCGAAAACTGTATGGTAACTAATCATCCAAAA TGTATAGTTCTGTCCTATTTGAAGTGGTTACAAGACGGAGATTATAATCCAATTTGCGAATTATGTACCAAAAAGCTGAGCGACGAGGAATGCATCAGATTGATATGTTATC ATGTGTTTCATTGGCATTGCTTGGATCATTACGAGCGACAGTTACCTCCTACAACTGCTCCAGCTGGATATACTTGTCCATCATGTGCCAACCCTCTATTTCCTCCAGCTAATCTTGTTTCTCCAGTAGCTGATAttctttttgagaaattgagaagTGTGAATTGGGCTCGAGCTGGTTTAGGAATGCCTTTG TTACCAGCTTCAGAAGAAATCAAACCAGAAGAAAAGTTCACGAATGTTAGTAATAACGATTCGTATTTCGAAAATAGAACAAATGATACCATTTTACAAATCGGTGAAACCAACAACGAACCGtacagaaaaaataatatgtttg TGAAACAATTCCCAGATAATGTACCTAGGCGATTAACTCATTCCAccgaaactaaaaaattgacgaatagTTCCGTCGATCGCGATGAAAATAAGTATGAAAGGAGAACAATGACGGAACGGATTAATAAATGGCATGT GTGCGCCAGGAATTCTAGATATTTTCAATTCTACTTCCGACACAAGTATCGTCGCTACTTTGTTATGGGCACATTTCTATTCATCGCGTTTTTCTTATTTATGATTATCTTAGATAAATTAAGTTACGAAGTACCTTATGATGAGAATCCATTCGTCAATGAAGCTTTTGTTCATCAAGAAGGTAATCGTGAATCGTGA